A window of Selenomonas ruminantium subsp. lactilytica TAM6421 contains these coding sequences:
- a CDS encoding recombinase family protein — protein MEVDVQVIESSKKTSDGRATEYTKIYHVAAYCRVSTDELEQKNSYESQINYYRQKIAEHKDWKLVDIYADEAISGTQTEKRTGFQKMIDACRAGLVDLIITKSISRFARNTQDVLKYVRELQDRHIAVIFEEENINTLRMDGELLLSILSAVYQQEVENISAHVKKGLRMKMLRGELVGYAACLGFDYDIKTKQLSINEKEADIVRFIFKRYLEGVGGSRIAKELEAMGVKTKRGSSNWAVSTVNNIIKNEKYIGEIVQGKTYTANPITKKRRKNNGELDSYRTREHHPAIISKEDFNLAQEIRTGRGAAQNSSEVGAIPRFGRRYAFSHMVECGFCGEKYVRRNWHSRTTYAKFVWQCGGTTREGRKKCPCSRAVSETELEQAFVTSYNSVNTADNNETMVIFEDLMREVITRKEKGQTKSQIENSIAAVQKKIDMLLDMHLNKMIAEDDYGKKYKMLREELDKLVNKKKDVDTLKMATMTPQQRLKKFREVLTSNPNLMEFNRELFEAVIKKVTIGKINENGDPEPHVVRFEYVHGVVDEVMVQGTGRNAKTTADEDVVRMVHEERAGYGMAEQLTGMQRQSLDSMLSNGVIDKRLYNKTAKRLIGVNKVTASLSGG, from the coding sequence ATGGAAGTGGATGTTCAAGTCATAGAATCATCGAAGAAGACCAGCGACGGTAGGGCCACAGAATATACGAAAATATATCATGTTGCAGCCTATTGCCGTGTCAGTACTGATGAGCTGGAGCAAAAAAACAGTTATGAATCGCAAATAAACTACTATAGGCAGAAAATAGCTGAGCACAAAGACTGGAAATTAGTAGATATTTACGCAGATGAGGCCATATCTGGAACCCAGACTGAAAAACGGACAGGATTTCAAAAAATGATTGATGCCTGCCGTGCTGGGCTGGTAGATCTCATCATTACCAAATCGATTTCCAGATTTGCCAGAAATACACAGGATGTGCTGAAATATGTGCGGGAATTGCAGGACAGGCATATTGCAGTCATATTTGAAGAGGAAAATATAAATACTCTTCGCATGGATGGGGAGCTCCTGCTTTCCATCCTCAGTGCAGTGTACCAGCAGGAAGTAGAAAATATATCAGCACATGTCAAGAAAGGACTTAGAATGAAGATGCTACGTGGTGAGTTGGTTGGCTACGCAGCTTGTTTGGGTTTTGATTATGATATTAAGACCAAGCAGCTTAGCATAAATGAAAAGGAGGCCGATATTGTCCGTTTCATATTCAAACGATATCTTGAAGGTGTCGGCGGGAGCAGAATAGCCAAAGAATTGGAAGCCATGGGTGTAAAAACTAAGCGTGGCAGCAGCAACTGGGCTGTATCTACAGTGAACAACATCATAAAGAATGAAAAATATATTGGTGAAATAGTTCAGGGTAAGACCTATACGGCTAATCCCATAACCAAGAAGCGTCGCAAAAATAATGGTGAGCTGGATTCATACCGGACAAGAGAACATCATCCGGCGATCATTAGTAAGGAAGATTTTAATTTGGCTCAGGAAATCCGTACTGGACGCGGGGCTGCTCAGAACTCTAGTGAAGTAGGGGCTATTCCCCGGTTTGGCAGAAGATATGCCTTCAGTCACATGGTTGAATGTGGTTTCTGCGGGGAAAAATACGTCCGGCGTAATTGGCATAGCAGAACTACATATGCAAAGTTTGTGTGGCAATGTGGTGGAACCACAAGAGAGGGGCGAAAAAAATGTCCTTGTAGCCGGGCAGTATCAGAGACAGAGTTGGAGCAGGCATTTGTAACCAGTTACAACTCTGTAAATACAGCTGATAATAATGAAACAATGGTTATCTTTGAGGATCTGATGAGGGAAGTCATTACCAGAAAGGAAAAAGGGCAGACCAAGAGCCAGATCGAAAATAGTATTGCGGCGGTACAGAAGAAGATTGATATGCTTCTGGATATGCATCTGAATAAAATGATTGCAGAAGATGATTATGGCAAGAAGTATAAGATGCTCAGAGAAGAGCTGGATAAGCTGGTCAATAAGAAGAAAGACGTGGATACGTTGAAAATGGCCACTATGACACCGCAACAACGTTTAAAGAAGTTTCGGGAGGTATTGACTTCCAATCCGAATCTGATGGAATTTAACAGGGAGCTATTCGAGGCTGTAATCAAAAAGGTCACGATCGGCAAAATCAATGAAAATGGCGATCCGGAACCGCACGTTGTAAGATTTGAGTATGTTCATGGTGTTGTGGATGAAGTGATGGTTCAGGGGACTGGCAGGAACGCCAAGACAACAGCAGACGAAGATGTTGTCAGAATGGTTCATGAAGAAAGAGCCGGTTATGGAATGGCGGAGCAGCTTACAGGCATGCAAAGACAGTCGCTGGATTCTATGCTGAGCAATGGAGTGATCGATAAAAGATTGTACAATAAAACAGCAAAAAGGCTTATCGGGGTGAATAAGGTGACAGCCAGCTTGTCCGGGGGGTGA
- a CDS encoding recombinase family protein has product MAETEVIKAHNFHDKHPKALRRVAAYCRVSTDSEEQATSYKSQIVYYSEKIRNTPGWLLAGVYADEGISGTSFDKRKEFKRMIEDCLAGKIDMVLTKSLSRFSRNTEDIIKYVRMLREKAIPIIFEEEHINTCSMDGELMLTILGAIYQQEIHNTSSHVRLGLKMKMRRGEPIGSIKVYGYNYDKVTKKLTINNQEAKVVRFIFQKYAEGLGALRICRELERCGIKAPKAEFWSPPVIMSTIKNVKYRGDLLLGKMYTRDPISQKQISNFGEREKYYVRNHHEAIVEPELFDKVQEILRKRRKQNKIDRVTGKHIERKPRESKQGEVFVKKIYCAECGKTFIKKRRMRRSRKNVLIKWQCYGFAYHGNNCRNTRAWDNSWIEKAFVESFNLLCRTGEVSIGSFLDMMKTVLCKKEQERKSLGKNIKSQISVMQKQMDDLLSCRLDGSINEQVFSVKYESLRKKLDKANVEAKMIASQVARENGLTARIKDLQTKLRQSGPLDKFDAKIFDSVVERALIGRDGDTEYITFIYRNGEENSFNLEKFQKAVELKRQLNMVSAHYKKEKSVSCASMYSAVSKQGMDLLPLDDKQGNGQCAHEKNRTDMTDSVTTEDGVEYSSKPINKGNTHSEAYEKCSMRSVNSLLHYDMSTKDDMSSPLDMEGMMMTPKMAEKKCSMRSVNTGQGAWHFRSTEDGHVRFFQSCPGPGRGSPLYLSGYDEDGAG; this is encoded by the coding sequence ATGGCTGAGACGGAAGTCATTAAGGCGCATAATTTTCATGATAAGCATCCAAAAGCGCTGCGGAGAGTGGCGGCATATTGCAGAGTCAGTACAGACTCTGAGGAGCAGGCTACCAGCTATAAATCTCAGATTGTCTATTATAGTGAGAAAATCAGGAACACACCAGGGTGGCTGTTAGCGGGGGTTTATGCAGATGAAGGGATAAGCGGAACTTCATTTGATAAGCGTAAAGAGTTCAAAAGGATGATTGAGGACTGTCTGGCAGGCAAGATTGATATGGTGCTTACCAAATCCTTATCAAGGTTTTCTAGAAATACAGAAGATATCATAAAGTATGTCAGGATGCTCAGAGAAAAGGCCATTCCTATAATCTTTGAAGAAGAGCATATAAATACTTGCTCGATGGATGGAGAACTAATGTTGACCATTCTGGGTGCAATTTATCAGCAGGAAATACATAATACGTCTAGTCATGTTAGGTTAGGCTTGAAAATGAAGATGAGACGTGGGGAGCCGATTGGTAGCATTAAGGTTTACGGTTATAATTATGACAAAGTTACTAAGAAACTGACCATAAATAATCAAGAGGCGAAAGTGGTAAGATTTATCTTTCAAAAGTATGCAGAAGGTCTAGGCGCTTTAAGAATATGCAGAGAATTGGAAAGATGTGGGATAAAGGCTCCAAAAGCTGAGTTTTGGTCACCACCGGTGATAATGAGTACTATAAAAAATGTGAAATATCGCGGAGACTTACTTTTAGGAAAGATGTATACACGGGATCCCATCAGTCAAAAGCAGATTTCTAATTTTGGTGAAAGAGAAAAGTACTATGTGAGGAACCATCATGAGGCTATTGTAGAGCCGGAACTATTTGATAAAGTGCAGGAAATTTTGCGAAAAAGAAGAAAACAGAACAAAATAGATAGAGTAACGGGGAAACACATAGAGAGAAAACCAAGAGAGAGTAAACAAGGGGAAGTATTCGTAAAAAAAATTTATTGTGCTGAATGCGGTAAGACATTCATCAAGAAACGCCGTATGAGGCGGTCTAGAAAAAATGTATTGATAAAATGGCAATGCTATGGTTTTGCATATCATGGAAATAACTGTCGGAATACTAGAGCATGGGACAATTCATGGATAGAAAAAGCTTTCGTTGAGAGCTTTAATCTGCTTTGTCGTACGGGAGAGGTATCCATTGGTAGCTTCCTCGATATGATGAAAACAGTACTCTGTAAAAAGGAGCAGGAACGTAAATCACTCGGAAAAAATATAAAATCTCAAATAAGTGTAATGCAAAAGCAGATGGATGATTTGCTTAGTTGTAGGTTAGACGGCAGTATAAATGAACAGGTATTTAGCGTAAAATATGAGTCCTTAAGAAAAAAATTGGATAAAGCAAATGTCGAAGCAAAAATGATTGCATCGCAGGTTGCCAGAGAAAACGGTTTGACAGCAAGGATAAAAGATCTTCAGACAAAACTGAGGCAATCAGGTCCGTTGGATAAATTTGATGCAAAAATATTTGATTCTGTAGTTGAAAGAGCTCTAATTGGCAGGGATGGTGATACAGAATATATTACGTTTATATATCGTAATGGTGAGGAAAACAGCTTCAATCTCGAAAAGTTTCAGAAAGCTGTCGAACTCAAAAGACAATTGAATATGGTATCTGCTCATTACAAGAAGGAAAAGTCAGTGTCTTGTGCATCAATGTACTCAGCAGTGTCAAAACAAGGTATGGATTTGTTACCACTGGATGACAAACAAGGCAATGGTCAATGTGCTCATGAGAAAAACAGAACTGATATGACGGATAGTGTGACTACGGAGGACGGAGTGGAATATTCTTCCAAACCCATAAATAAAGGGAATACACATTCAGAAGCGTATGAAAAATGCTCCATGCGTAGTGTAAATTCTTTATTACACTATGATATGAGTACCAAGGATGATATGTCATCCCCCCTTGACATGGAAGGGA